One Streptomyces sp. NBC_00223 genomic window carries:
- a CDS encoding F0F1 ATP synthase subunit B, translating to MMTFLAEEGAQNPLIPDTAELIVGLLCFFIVFGFLGKKLLPNIQKTLDERHDAIEGGLERAEKVQAEANRTLEEYKAQLAEARHEAARITEQAREQGAVIIAEMREEGQRQREAIVAAGHAQIEADRRQVTVTLRQEVGRIATDLAGRVVGESLEDSARQSRVVDRFLDGLEETASAAGAGR from the coding sequence TGATGACCTTCCTGGCGGAAGAGGGGGCGCAGAATCCGCTCATCCCCGACACCGCGGAACTGATTGTCGGCCTGCTCTGCTTCTTCATTGTCTTCGGGTTCCTCGGAAAGAAGCTCCTGCCGAACATCCAGAAGACTCTGGACGAGCGGCACGACGCCATCGAGGGTGGTCTGGAGCGTGCGGAGAAGGTCCAGGCCGAGGCCAACCGGACGCTGGAGGAGTACAAGGCCCAGCTCGCCGAGGCCCGGCACGAAGCTGCCCGGATCACCGAGCAGGCCCGTGAGCAGGGCGCGGTGATCATCGCCGAGATGCGCGAGGAAGGCCAGCGTCAACGCGAGGCCATCGTCGCCGCCGGCCACGCGCAGATCGAGGCCGACCGCCGTCAGGTGACGGTCACCCTCCGCCAGGAGGTCGGCCGTATCGCCACCGACCTGGCCGGCCGGGTCGTCGGCGAGTCCCTTGAGGACTCCGCTCGCCAGAGCCGGGTCGTGGACCGCTTCCTCGACGGGCTTGAGGAGACGGCGTCCGCCGCGGGGGCCGGCCGATGA
- a CDS encoding F0F1 ATP synthase subunit delta yields MNGASREALAAARERLDALTDSASVDAAKIAGELASVTSLLHREGTLRRALTDPAQSGEAKAGLAQRLLGNQLGADSIDLVIGMVRSRWSQPRDLVDALEELADDADLIAAQRAGALDDVEDELFRFGRIAADNADLRTALTDRVAGREAKSGLLHTLLGGRAQPVTERLVTRLVTQPRGRSLESGIAALSKLAAARRGRVVAEVVSAIPLSDQQKQRLGSALARIYGRQVHLNLDVDPEVLGGVRVRIGDEVINGSIADRLDEASRRMAG; encoded by the coding sequence ATGAATGGAGCCAGCCGCGAGGCACTGGCTGCCGCGCGCGAGCGGCTGGACGCGCTGACCGACAGCGCTTCGGTCGACGCGGCGAAGATCGCCGGGGAACTGGCCTCCGTCACGTCGCTGCTGCACCGCGAGGGCACCCTGCGCCGCGCCCTGACCGACCCGGCGCAGTCCGGCGAGGCCAAGGCGGGACTGGCTCAGCGGCTGCTCGGCAACCAGCTCGGCGCCGACAGCATCGACCTGGTGATCGGCATGGTCAGGTCCCGCTGGTCGCAGCCGCGTGACCTGGTGGACGCCCTGGAGGAGCTGGCCGACGACGCCGACCTGATCGCCGCCCAGCGGGCCGGCGCGCTGGACGACGTCGAGGACGAGCTGTTCCGCTTCGGGCGGATCGCCGCGGACAACGCGGACCTGCGTACCGCGCTCACCGACCGGGTGGCCGGCCGCGAGGCCAAGAGCGGCCTGCTGCACACGCTGCTCGGTGGCCGCGCCCAGCCGGTGACCGAGCGACTGGTGACCAGGCTGGTCACCCAGCCGCGAGGACGTAGCCTGGAGAGCGGGATCGCCGCCCTGTCCAAGCTGGCCGCCGCTCGTCGCGGCCGCGTGGTCGCGGAGGTGGTCTCCGCGATTCCGCTGAGCGACCAGCAGAAGCAGCGTCTCGGCTCCGCGCTGGCCAGGATCTACGGCCGGCAGGTGCATCTGAACCTGGACGTGGACCCCGAGGTCCTCGGTGGTGTCCGGGTACGGATCGGCGACGAGGTCATCAACGGCTCCATCGCCGACCGCCTCGACGAGGCGTCGCGGCGGATGGCCGGCTGA
- the atpA gene encoding F0F1 ATP synthase subunit alpha, whose translation MAELTIRPEEIRDALETFVQSYQPDAASREEVGTVSVAGDGIAKVEGLPSAMANELLKFEDGTLGLALNLEEREIGAIVLGEFNGIEEGQPVHRTGEVLSVAVGEGYLGRVVDPLGTPIDGLGEIETDGRRALELQAPTVMQRKSVHEPMQTGLKAVDAMTPIGRGQRQLIIGDRQTGKTALAIDTIINQRDNWRSGDPQKQVRCIYVAIGQKGSTIAGVRAALEEAGALEYTTIVAAPASDPAGFKYLAPYTGSAIGQHWMYQGKHVLIVFDDLSKQADAYRAVSLLLRRPPGREAYPGDVFYLHSRLLERCAKLSDDLGAGSMTGLPIVETKANDVSAFIPTNVISITDGQCFLESDLFNAGQRPALNVGISVSRVGGSAQIKAMKGVSGRLRVDLAQFRELEAFAAFGSDLDAASKAQLERGQRMVELLKQGQYAPYAIEDQVVSIWAGTTGKLDDVPVEDVRRFERELLDYLHREHKSLLTAIVETGKLPDETVEVLTDAVAAFKKQFETSSGALLVEG comes from the coding sequence ATGGCGGAGCTCACGATCCGGCCGGAGGAGATCCGGGACGCGCTGGAGACGTTTGTCCAGTCGTACCAGCCGGACGCCGCCTCGCGCGAGGAGGTCGGCACGGTCAGCGTTGCCGGTGACGGCATCGCGAAGGTCGAGGGTCTGCCCTCGGCCATGGCGAACGAGCTGCTGAAGTTCGAGGACGGCACCCTCGGTCTCGCCCTCAACCTCGAGGAGCGCGAGATCGGCGCGATCGTCCTCGGCGAGTTCAACGGAATCGAAGAGGGCCAGCCGGTGCACCGCACCGGTGAGGTGCTCTCCGTCGCGGTCGGCGAGGGCTACCTGGGCCGGGTCGTGGACCCGCTCGGCACCCCGATCGACGGCCTCGGCGAGATCGAGACGGACGGCCGCCGCGCCCTTGAACTGCAGGCCCCCACGGTCATGCAGCGCAAGTCGGTGCACGAGCCGATGCAGACCGGCCTCAAGGCCGTCGACGCGATGACCCCGATCGGCCGCGGTCAGCGTCAGCTGATCATCGGCGACCGGCAGACCGGCAAGACCGCCCTGGCGATCGACACGATCATCAACCAGCGCGACAACTGGCGTTCCGGCGACCCGCAGAAGCAGGTCCGCTGCATCTACGTCGCCATCGGCCAGAAGGGCTCCACCATCGCCGGCGTACGCGCCGCGCTGGAGGAGGCCGGCGCCCTGGAGTACACGACGATCGTCGCCGCCCCGGCGTCCGACCCGGCCGGCTTCAAGTACCTGGCCCCGTACACCGGCTCGGCCATCGGCCAGCACTGGATGTACCAGGGCAAGCACGTGCTGATCGTCTTCGACGACCTCAGCAAGCAGGCCGACGCCTACCGCGCGGTCTCCCTGCTGCTGCGCCGCCCGCCGGGCCGTGAGGCGTACCCGGGCGACGTCTTCTATCTGCACTCCCGCCTGCTGGAGCGTTGCGCCAAGCTCTCCGACGACCTGGGCGCCGGTTCGATGACCGGTCTGCCGATCGTGGAGACCAAGGCCAACGACGTGTCGGCGTTCATCCCGACCAATGTGATCTCCATCACCGACGGCCAGTGCTTCCTGGAGTCGGACCTCTTCAACGCCGGTCAGCGTCCCGCGCTGAACGTCGGTATCTCGGTCTCCCGAGTCGGCGGTTCGGCGCAGATCAAGGCCATGAAGGGCGTCTCCGGACGGCTCCGCGTGGACCTCGCCCAGTTCCGCGAGCTGGAGGCGTTCGCCGCCTTCGGTTCCGACCTGGACGCGGCCTCCAAGGCGCAGCTGGAGCGCGGTCAGCGCATGGTCGAGCTGCTGAAGCAGGGCCAGTACGCGCCGTACGCGATCGAGGACCAGGTCGTCTCCATCTGGGCCGGCACCACCGGCAAGCTGGACGACGTACCGGTCGAGGACGTGCGCCGCTTCGAGCGCGAGCTGCTCGACTACCTGCACCGTGAGCACAAGTCGCTGCTCACCGCGATCGTCGAGACCGGCAAGCTGCCGGACGAGACGGTCGAGGTGCTCACCGACGCCGTGGCCGCCTTCAAGAAGCAGTTCGAGACGTCCTCGGGCGCGCTGCTGGTCGAGGGCTGA
- a CDS encoding F0F1 ATP synthase subunit gamma — MGAQIRVYKRRIKSVTATKKITKAMEMIAASRIVKAQRQVTASSPYAKELTRAVTAVATGSNTKHALTTEAENPTRAAVLLITSDRGLAGGYSSNAIKAADRLIERLRAEGKEVDSYLVGRKAVAYYGFREREVAQSWTGFSDSPTYADAKAVSTPLIESVLAETGDGGVDELHIVFTEFVSMMTQTPVDRRLLPLSLTEVSASGGKDAQDRPKGQALPLFEFEPSAEGVLDALLPRYVESRVYNAMLQAAASEHAARRRAMKSATDNAEDLIKSLTRLANAARQADITQEISEIVGGASALADANAGSD, encoded by the coding sequence ATGGGCGCTCAGATTCGGGTCTACAAGCGCCGGATCAAGTCCGTCACCGCCACCAAGAAGATCACCAAGGCGATGGAGATGATCGCGGCCTCGCGCATCGTCAAGGCGCAGCGCCAGGTGACCGCTTCCTCCCCGTACGCCAAGGAACTCACCCGCGCGGTGACGGCGGTGGCGACCGGCTCCAACACCAAGCACGCCCTGACCACCGAGGCGGAGAACCCGACCCGGGCCGCGGTCCTGCTCATCACGAGCGACCGCGGTCTGGCCGGCGGCTACTCGTCCAACGCGATCAAGGCGGCCGACCGGCTCATCGAGCGGCTGCGCGCGGAGGGCAAGGAGGTCGACTCCTACCTCGTCGGCCGCAAGGCGGTGGCCTACTACGGCTTCCGTGAGCGCGAGGTCGCCCAGTCCTGGACCGGCTTCTCCGACAGCCCGACGTACGCCGACGCCAAGGCGGTGTCGACTCCGCTGATCGAGTCGGTGCTGGCCGAGACGGGCGACGGCGGCGTGGACGAGCTGCACATCGTCTTCACGGAGTTCGTGTCGATGATGACGCAGACCCCGGTCGACCGGCGGCTGCTGCCGCTGTCGCTGACCGAGGTGTCGGCCTCCGGCGGCAAGGACGCTCAGGACAGGCCCAAGGGGCAGGCGCTGCCGCTCTTCGAGTTCGAGCCGTCGGCGGAAGGCGTGCTCGACGCGCTGCTGCCGCGGTACGTCGAGAGCCGTGTCTACAACGCGATGCTGCAGGCCGCCGCTTCCGAGCACGCGGCCCGCCGCCGTGCGATGAAGTCGGCGACCGACAACGCGGAAGACCTCATCAAGTCGCTCACGCGGCTTGCCAATGCGGCCCGACAGGCCGACATCACCCAGGAAATCAGCGAGATCGTCGGCGGTGCCAGCGCTCTGGCCGATGCGAACGCGGGGAGTGACTAA